A single genomic interval of Celeribacter indicus harbors:
- a CDS encoding DUF6088 family protein, whose amino-acid sequence MQRLAEQILTHAEGLPEGAPLAAKGLLHLGSRAGVDQALSRLAERGQLIRAGRGVYLRPIKSRFGTRAPSVEQAVEALAAQRGEVIVPTGAAEANALGLTTQVPVRSVYLTSGRSRTLSLGKQLVELRHAPRWQLALGKRPAGSAVRALAWLGPEQAETALRSLKQKLPAAAFDELVTAAPQFPTWLARSVGKAAHV is encoded by the coding sequence ATGCAGCGCCTTGCCGAACAGATATTGACCCATGCAGAAGGGCTTCCGGAAGGAGCGCCACTTGCCGCAAAGGGCCTGTTGCACCTCGGCAGCCGTGCCGGTGTGGATCAGGCCTTGTCGCGCCTCGCCGAGCGCGGTCAGTTGATCCGTGCCGGGCGCGGGGTTTACCTGCGACCAATCAAAAGCCGGTTTGGAACGCGCGCGCCGTCCGTGGAACAGGCTGTCGAGGCCCTCGCGGCGCAACGTGGCGAAGTCATCGTTCCAACCGGCGCCGCCGAAGCGAATGCACTCGGCCTGACCACGCAAGTGCCTGTTCGCTCCGTGTACCTGACCTCGGGTCGCAGCCGCACGCTCTCATTGGGCAAACAACTCGTGGAACTGCGCCACGCCCCCCGATGGCAACTCGCCCTCGGGAAGAGGCCGGCTGGCAGTGCTGTTCGCGCCCTGGCCTGGCTCGGGCCGGAACAGGCAGAGACAGCTCTGAGATCGCTGAAGCAGAAACTGCCCGCAGCGGCGTTTGACGAATTGGTAACCGCAGCACCGCAGTTCCCGACCTGGCTTGCACGCAGTGTCGGAAAGGCGGCGCATGTCTGA
- a CDS encoding transglutaminase-like domain-containing protein produces the protein MTPPDLRIKLGCRFQFELPQPTPMIALLNVHFSRVSDLEYPDHLTTTPRVPMSGYRDGFGNWCTRLIAPQGRFTVETQTIIRDTGLPDARPEIGAQAPVEALPDEVLVYLLGSRYCDTDTLSDTAWLLFQNTAPGLARVQAICDFVHGHIRFDYLAADATRSAAQAYREAQGVCRDYAHLAITFCRCMNIPSRYCTGYLGDIGMEPPYPPGDFAAWMEVWLDGRWWVFDPRNNMLRIGRVLVAQGRDAADVPLTHSFGESLLSSFEVWSDQIT, from the coding sequence ATGACCCCACCTGATCTTCGCATCAAACTCGGCTGCCGTTTCCAGTTCGAGCTGCCGCAACCGACCCCGATGATCGCGCTTTTGAACGTACATTTCTCACGGGTCAGCGATCTGGAATACCCGGATCACCTCACCACCACGCCCCGCGTGCCGATGAGCGGCTATCGTGACGGGTTCGGCAATTGGTGCACGCGGCTGATCGCGCCACAAGGGCGCTTCACCGTCGAGACACAAACGATCATCCGGGATACAGGCCTGCCCGACGCGCGCCCCGAAATCGGCGCACAGGCCCCGGTTGAGGCCCTACCGGACGAGGTGCTCGTCTATCTTTTGGGCAGCCGGTATTGCGACACCGACACGCTATCCGACACGGCTTGGCTGTTGTTTCAAAACACGGCCCCCGGATTGGCTCGGGTGCAGGCGATCTGCGATTTCGTGCATGGACATATCCGTTTCGATTACCTTGCTGCGGATGCCACCCGCAGCGCCGCGCAGGCCTATCGCGAGGCGCAGGGCGTCTGTCGCGATTACGCGCATCTGGCGATCACCTTTTGCCGCTGCATGAACATTCCCTCGCGCTATTGCACCGGCTATCTGGGCGACATCGGCATGGAGCCGCCCTATCCGCCGGGCGATTTCGCTGCCTGGATGGAGGTCTGGCTCGATGGGCGCTGGTGGGTGTTCGATCCGCGCAACAACATGCTGCGCATTGGACGGGTTCTGGTCGCGCAAGGGCGGGATGCCGCGGACGTGCCGCTGACCCATTCTTTTGGCGAAAGCCTCCTGTCAAGTTTCGAAGTCTGGAGCGATCAGATCACATGA
- the radC gene encoding RadC family protein, translated as MTRNTRISAIEPQPLRFSAQEQAVVYEARQILLRHLNQNPVLSSWQAVLDYCALTIRGDVERFHVLYLDRRNRLISDECLAIGTVDHVPVYPREVLRRCLSLNASALIIVHNHPAGDPEPSAADLAMTKEIRNASASLGVILHDHIITGAGRETILRARGDL; from the coding sequence ATGACACGAAACACGAGAATATCCGCCATCGAACCGCAGCCGCTCCGGTTCTCCGCCCAGGAGCAGGCCGTGGTCTACGAGGCCCGGCAGATCCTGCTGCGCCACCTCAATCAGAACCCTGTCCTGTCGTCCTGGCAGGCGGTGCTCGACTATTGCGCCCTCACCATCAGAGGTGATGTGGAGCGCTTCCATGTCCTCTATCTCGACCGGAGGAACCGGCTGATCTCCGACGAATGCCTCGCCATCGGCACAGTCGATCATGTCCCGGTCTATCCCCGGGAGGTGCTGCGGCGATGCCTGTCGCTCAATGCCTCGGCGCTGATCATCGTCCACAATCATCCGGCCGGCGATCCCGAACCCTCGGCGGCCGACCTCGCGATGACGAAAGAAATCCGAAACGCCTCTGCGTCCCTGGGGGTGATACTGCACGACCACATCATCACCGGGGCTGGCCGGGAGACCATCCTGCGCGCCCGCGGCGACCTCTGA
- a CDS encoding nucleotidyl transferase AbiEii/AbiGii toxin family protein yields MALQTLFRSELGEHLVFKGGTSLSKAYGAIKRFSEDVDLTYDIRAIAPDLVGERSEALPTTRSEEKRWSKAVRDRLPKWVDETTQPLIQDAIEAQGLPASTRADGDTLFIGYEAASSGPGYVAPKRNAGIRREIDRRACVTSPATRTG; encoded by the coding sequence CTGGCCCTTCAGACCCTCTTCAGGTCCGAGCTTGGTGAGCACCTCGTCTTCAAGGGCGGAACATCCCTTTCCAAAGCCTATGGGGCGATCAAACGCTTCTCCGAAGACGTTGATCTGACCTATGACATTCGGGCAATCGCGCCTGATCTGGTGGGCGAACGCTCCGAAGCCCTGCCAACCACACGCAGCGAGGAAAAGCGCTGGTCGAAAGCTGTCCGGGATCGCTTGCCGAAATGGGTCGACGAAACGACACAGCCCTTGATCCAGGACGCCATTGAAGCGCAGGGGCTCCCCGCCTCGACACGGGCAGATGGCGACACGCTTTTCATCGGTTACGAGGCCGCCTCTTCTGGCCCCGGCTATGTCGCCCCCAAGCGTAATGCTGGAATTCGGCGCGAGATCGACCGGCGAGCCTGCGTGACGTCTCCTGCGACGCGAACGGGCTGA
- a CDS encoding DUF2958 domain-containing protein: protein MILLTDTQRDRLLANGRDRDQDHIPVVKFFNPFGAGVWLATELDEDGDIMFGLADIGYPELGSWSLNELRSIRLPFGMGIERDLLFTGDFPISVWAKAARETGSIRDAERLLYRSGRLPGGTRPDAEPRRS, encoded by the coding sequence ATGATCCTCCTGACCGACACACAGCGTGACCGCTTGCTGGCGAATGGCCGCGATCGCGATCAGGATCACATTCCGGTCGTGAAGTTCTTCAATCCCTTTGGCGCCGGTGTCTGGCTTGCGACCGAGCTCGACGAGGACGGTGACATCATGTTTGGCCTGGCCGACATTGGCTACCCCGAACTTGGCTCCTGGAGCCTCAACGAACTGCGCTCGATCCGGCTGCCCTTCGGCATGGGTATCGAGCGGGATCTGCTGTTCACGGGGGACTTCCCGATCTCGGTCTGGGCCAAGGCCGCCCGCGAAACCGGCAGCATTCGCGATGCAGAACGCCTGCTTTATCGCTCGGGCCGTCTGCCAGGCGGGACACGCCCCGATGCGGAGCCCCGGCGTTCCTGA
- a CDS encoding DUF982 domain-containing protein produces MIEIYWGTPLSLVTSPEGDVQKFGTIEKARHWLHRKWPVSDDARQRALETIEAAMDCMAPVGEARKAFMMAAKTAGFLPVVATQTVA; encoded by the coding sequence TTGATCGAAATTTACTGGGGCACTCCCCTGTCGCTCGTCACTTCACCCGAGGGCGACGTGCAGAAATTCGGCACCATCGAAAAAGCGCGCCACTGGCTTCACCGCAAATGGCCCGTGTCAGACGACGCGCGGCAACGCGCACTGGAGACAATTGAAGCTGCAATGGATTGCATGGCCCCTGTCGGCGAGGCGCGCAAAGCGTTTATGATGGCCGCGAAAACCGCAGGTTTCTTGCCTGTGGTGGCAACGCAGACAGTCGCATAG
- a CDS encoding ParB/RepB/Spo0J family partition protein, which yields MATATQKITMSSSRDIPFNKLVLSQSNVRRVTAGISVEELAESIARRGLIQSLHVRPELDAEGQETGLFEVPAGGRRYRALELLVKQKRLNKTAPVPCTVSEAGDDILIDEVSLAENIERAPLHPLDQFRAFQVLREKGMSEDEIAAAFFVDAKVVKQRLRLVSVSPALLETYAEDGMTLEQLMAFTVSDDHARQEQVWEAIKDGWQKEPYTIRRMLTETTVRASDKRTLFVGIEAYEAAGGYVLRDLFQQDDGGWLQDPVLLDRLAGEKLKTEAETIAAEGWKWIEVAADFPYGHTSGLRRLTGTTIDLTDEERAEREKLRDEFYGLEAEYAQADEFPDEVDVRLGEIEEALEAFENRPMRYDADQMARAGVFVSLRHDGQLAVERGYVRADDEVVEGQEGQGADGCSPEGGESGGVQRAVIMVGCTATEPEEDDEVETIRPLPDRLVSELTAHRTLALRDAVAINPHVALTALLHRLVTDCFLPQSTRGCLEAHVREVHFPAQADDLGESVSARAIAERHERWGDHIPADDAALWDWLVDQDDDTRMELLAHCVSFGVNALHEKPNPYGGMGVSQHGLDVRLSQADRLARATGLDMVAVGWRPTVGNYLGRVTKPRIIEAVREGAGERAAQLIDHLKKSDMATEAERLLAETGWLPEPLRMVDRDADIAVDAGGDTEADDLPEFLAGNGEDEDATEGEEQPMVAAE from the coding sequence ATGGCCACTGCCACGCAGAAAATCACCATGTCGTCCTCGCGCGACATCCCCTTCAACAAGCTGGTGCTCAGCCAGTCCAACGTCCGGCGGGTGACGGCCGGCATCTCGGTCGAGGAACTGGCCGAGTCCATCGCCCGCCGCGGGCTGATCCAGTCCCTGCATGTCCGGCCCGAGCTCGACGCCGAAGGGCAGGAAACCGGCCTCTTCGAGGTGCCGGCTGGCGGCCGCCGCTATCGTGCGCTGGAACTGTTGGTGAAACAGAAGCGCCTTAACAAGACCGCGCCGGTTCCCTGTACCGTCTCGGAGGCCGGAGACGATATCCTAATCGACGAGGTTTCGCTGGCCGAGAATATCGAGCGCGCGCCACTGCATCCGCTCGACCAGTTCCGCGCCTTCCAGGTCCTTCGTGAGAAGGGCATGAGCGAGGATGAAATCGCCGCGGCCTTCTTCGTCGACGCCAAGGTGGTGAAGCAGCGCCTGCGCCTGGTCTCGGTCTCGCCGGCGCTGCTCGAGACCTATGCCGAGGACGGCATGACGCTGGAACAGCTCATGGCCTTCACCGTTTCTGACGACCACGCCCGCCAAGAACAGGTCTGGGAGGCGATCAAGGATGGCTGGCAGAAGGAGCCCTACACCATCCGTCGCATGCTGACCGAGACCACGGTGCGCGCTTCCGACAAGCGGACGCTCTTCGTCGGCATCGAGGCCTATGAGGCGGCGGGCGGCTATGTTCTGCGCGATCTCTTCCAGCAGGACGATGGCGGCTGGCTTCAGGACCCGGTGCTGCTCGACCGGCTGGCGGGCGAGAAGCTGAAGACCGAGGCAGAAACCATCGCCGCCGAGGGCTGGAAGTGGATCGAGGTCGCGGCGGATTTCCCCTATGGCCATACAAGTGGCCTGCGTCGCCTGACCGGCACCACCATCGACCTGACCGACGAGGAACGCGCCGAGCGCGAGAAGCTGCGGGACGAGTTCTACGGGCTGGAGGCGGAATATGCCCAGGCCGACGAGTTCCCCGACGAGGTGGATGTCCGTCTCGGCGAGATCGAGGAGGCACTGGAGGCCTTCGAAAACCGGCCGATGCGCTATGACGCGGACCAGATGGCCCGTGCCGGTGTCTTCGTCAGCCTCCGCCACGACGGCCAGCTTGCCGTCGAGCGCGGCTATGTCCGTGCCGACGATGAGGTGGTGGAAGGTCAGGAAGGGCAGGGGGCCGATGGGTGTTCTCCCGAGGGCGGCGAGTCCGGTGGTGTGCAGCGCGCGGTCATCATGGTGGGTTGCACGGCGACCGAACCCGAGGAGGACGATGAGGTCGAAACCATCCGGCCTCTGCCCGATCGCCTCGTCAGCGAGTTGACTGCGCATCGCACGCTGGCGCTCCGCGACGCCGTGGCGATAAACCCGCATGTGGCTCTGACGGCGCTGCTGCATCGGCTGGTCACCGATTGCTTCCTGCCGCAGTCCACCAGGGGGTGCCTCGAGGCTCATGTCCGGGAGGTTCATTTCCCGGCGCAGGCCGATGACCTGGGGGAGAGCGTCTCGGCGCGCGCCATCGCCGAGCGGCACGAACGCTGGGGCGATCATATCCCGGCCGACGATGCGGCACTCTGGGACTGGCTGGTCGATCAGGACGACGACACCCGGATGGAGTTGCTCGCCCATTGCGTCAGCTTCGGCGTCAATGCGCTGCACGAGAAGCCCAACCCATATGGCGGCATGGGCGTCAGCCAGCACGGGCTCGATGTGCGCCTGTCCCAGGCCGACCGGCTGGCGCGGGCGACGGGCCTCGACATGGTGGCGGTGGGCTGGCGGCCGACCGTCGGCAACTATCTCGGTCGCGTGACCAAGCCGCGGATCATCGAGGCGGTGCGTGAGGGCGCCGGCGAGCGGGCCGCCCAGCTCATCGACCATTTGAAGAAGAGCGATATGGCCACGGAGGCCGAGCGCCTGCTGGCCGAAACCGGCTGGTTGCCGGAGCCGCTGCGCATGGTAGATCGCGATGCCGATATCGCGGTGGATGCCGGGGGCGACACGGAGGCGGATGATCTGCCTGAATTCCTTGCCGGCAATGGCGAGGATGAAGACGCCACGGAGGGCGAGGAGCAGCCAATGGTCGCCGCCGAATGA
- a CDS encoding ArdC family protein has product MAREHRAARKSGPRTNLYDDITDKIIAELEEGRLPWAQPWGTAAAQAPLAMPRNASTGWQYSGINVLILWGAVIQQGYPTQQWLTFRQALSLGGNVRKGERGTTVVYADRFTPEDEKRRARETGEDANSIPFLKRFTVFNAAQCEGLPDDIAVEAPPPPPGLIEPRVEALIGATGIDFRIGGNRAFYVPSQDYVQVPPPQAYFEPINWHRTALHEIGHATGHSSRLARDFSGGFGTKKYAFEELIAEISSAFCCASLGIVPTVRHADYIGSWLEVMREDSRAIVRAASQASKAADWLLAHLPDDSTDVERQTPTEGRAAA; this is encoded by the coding sequence ATGGCCAGAGAGCATCGCGCAGCCCGCAAAAGCGGCCCGCGCACGAACCTTTATGACGACATTACCGACAAGATCATCGCCGAGCTGGAGGAGGGCCGGCTGCCCTGGGCCCAGCCCTGGGGAACGGCGGCGGCGCAGGCGCCGCTCGCCATGCCGCGCAACGCCAGCACGGGTTGGCAATATTCCGGGATCAACGTCCTGATCCTCTGGGGTGCCGTCATCCAGCAGGGCTATCCAACCCAGCAGTGGCTGACCTTCCGCCAGGCGCTGTCGCTCGGCGGCAATGTCCGCAAGGGCGAGCGGGGCACGACCGTCGTCTATGCCGACCGTTTCACGCCTGAAGACGAGAAGCGCCGCGCGCGGGAGACCGGAGAAGATGCAAACAGCATCCCGTTCCTGAAGCGCTTTACCGTGTTCAATGCGGCGCAATGCGAGGGGCTGCCCGACGACATCGCCGTTGAGGCGCCGCCGCCACCCCCCGGGCTGATCGAGCCGCGGGTCGAAGCGCTGATCGGGGCGACCGGCATCGACTTTCGGATCGGCGGCAACCGCGCCTTTTATGTCCCATCGCAGGATTATGTACAGGTGCCACCTCCGCAAGCGTATTTCGAGCCGATTAACTGGCACCGCACGGCGCTGCACGAAATCGGGCACGCAACGGGGCATAGCTCCCGATTGGCTCGGGATTTCTCGGGCGGCTTCGGCACGAAGAAATACGCCTTCGAGGAACTGATCGCCGAGATTTCGAGCGCGTTCTGTTGCGCCTCGCTCGGGATCGTCCCGACTGTGCGCCACGCCGATTACATCGGCTCCTGGCTGGAGGTGATGCGCGAGGATTCGCGGGCCATCGTCCGCGCCGCCTCGCAGGCCAGCAAGGCGGCCGACTGGCTGCTGGCCCATCTGCCCGACGACAGCACCGATGTTGAGCGGCAGACCCCGACGGAAGGGAGGGCTGCGGCATGA
- a CDS encoding cold-shock protein: MANGTVKWFNQSKGFGFIEPKSGGRDIFVHISAMERGGIAHLDEGQDVTFDVEAGRDGRESATNLALA; this comes from the coding sequence ATGGCCAATGGCACTGTGAAATGGTTCAACCAATCTAAAGGCTTCGGCTTCATCGAACCGAAATCAGGTGGGCGCGACATTTTCGTCCACATTTCGGCTATGGAACGCGGCGGCATCGCGCATCTGGATGAAGGTCAAGACGTGACCTTCGATGTCGAAGCCGGACGCGACGGACGCGAGTCCGCGACCAATCTGGCACTCGCCTGA
- a CDS encoding S8 family peptidase: MAEYEHRHIDLSGLSTIRNYKSPGSNARQRPLQRIREEHGQRIVGELESAFEASDLGREDLGAPEGTPASDGVYLEVELAPSVGPTTLEKTREGTRQGAVTLSETGARRIALFVPDETRDVFEAVFRDYAFTEVDEGAEAPKKSRVEPVEHIRAARLRTFWRDDPLALPDDPQAEMWWALWCFADRLERVETSAQRLGLTVGGEDSWLHFPEVVVLPVHGRRAAIEMLLFSTGGISEIRRASDTPTVFTDELEEMANAFVDDLAERITWPGRDVPAVCLLDTGVNRGHPLIEPALAPGDMHAVHADWGVDDDSPSGHGSGMAGLALHGDLTMPLGDASRPMLAHRLESVKILPPDGFEQNDPGSYGAITTSASSLPEISAAERPRVFCMAVTNENRSGAEPTAWSSALDQISAGVDAIEEGPDHIRRLFVQAIGNIADSSRAEDIADGDAFPGEDPAQAWNVLTVGGTTLKSEIAEAGYRDWRGWSPPGDRSPYSRTSALWRAGQSPIKPEIVFEAGNRALSRSGFEALSGLPSLSVLTTAKSIAPHPVTPFWATSAATAQAARLTTRIMAEHPEYWPETIRALTVHSARWTPHMLAEFNATASKSDRKALARKYGYGVPDVRRALASARDDLALVAEQYIQPFRVENGSVRFSDAHVYRLPWPRQVLEDLGDQPVRLKVTLSYFVEPNPSFASAIDPARYQSFGLRFDLKRARETDGNFLRRVNKDDRGENDPRPINEDNDGWFFGPKLISAGSIHMDIWEGSAVELVERDLLYVYPISGWWRERRALGRANSKARYALVIGIETPEVDVDLMTPIQTEVAALLQTGIDIEV, from the coding sequence TTGGCTGAGTACGAGCACCGACATATCGACCTGAGCGGTCTTTCGACTATCCGCAATTACAAGTCCCCAGGCAGTAACGCCCGCCAACGGCCGCTTCAGCGTATCCGTGAGGAACATGGCCAGCGCATTGTCGGCGAACTGGAATCCGCCTTCGAGGCGTCTGATCTCGGACGAGAGGATTTGGGGGCACCCGAGGGAACTCCAGCATCCGACGGCGTCTACCTTGAGGTGGAGCTCGCGCCCTCTGTGGGACCAACCACGCTGGAGAAGACGCGCGAGGGGACACGCCAGGGCGCCGTCACACTTTCCGAAACAGGCGCCCGTCGCATCGCCCTCTTCGTCCCCGACGAAACCAGAGATGTCTTTGAGGCGGTTTTCAGGGATTACGCCTTTACGGAAGTTGACGAAGGTGCCGAGGCCCCGAAGAAGTCCCGCGTCGAGCCTGTCGAGCATATCCGCGCCGCGCGCTTGCGAACGTTCTGGCGCGACGATCCCCTGGCTCTGCCCGATGATCCGCAGGCGGAAATGTGGTGGGCCTTGTGGTGTTTTGCCGACCGCCTCGAACGTGTTGAGACCAGCGCTCAGCGGCTCGGCCTGACCGTCGGGGGAGAAGACAGCTGGCTGCACTTCCCCGAAGTCGTGGTTCTTCCAGTGCATGGGCGCAGAGCAGCGATCGAGATGCTGCTGTTTTCAACGGGAGGCATTTCCGAGATCCGGCGAGCGAGTGATACGCCGACAGTATTCACGGATGAACTCGAGGAGATGGCGAACGCGTTCGTGGATGATCTGGCCGAAAGGATCACCTGGCCAGGCCGCGACGTGCCCGCGGTTTGCCTCCTTGATACGGGTGTGAACCGCGGCCATCCGCTGATTGAACCTGCCCTGGCTCCCGGTGACATGCACGCTGTGCATGCTGATTGGGGGGTGGATGATGATAGTCCCAGCGGGCATGGATCCGGAATGGCCGGGCTGGCGCTCCACGGCGACCTGACAATGCCGTTGGGAGATGCGTCGCGTCCAATGCTTGCGCATCGCCTCGAGTCCGTCAAAATCCTTCCGCCGGACGGATTCGAGCAAAATGATCCCGGCTCCTATGGTGCGATCACAACCTCCGCCAGCTCGCTTCCGGAGATATCGGCTGCCGAGCGGCCGAGGGTCTTTTGCATGGCCGTGACGAATGAAAACCGGTCGGGAGCGGAGCCAACGGCTTGGAGCTCTGCTCTCGACCAGATCTCGGCGGGCGTGGACGCAATCGAGGAAGGCCCGGACCATATTCGGCGCCTTTTCGTCCAGGCGATCGGCAACATCGCGGACAGCTCGCGCGCCGAGGACATTGCCGATGGCGACGCGTTTCCGGGAGAAGATCCTGCACAGGCATGGAATGTCCTGACGGTCGGCGGCACAACTCTGAAATCAGAAATCGCAGAGGCCGGTTACCGAGACTGGCGCGGATGGTCACCTCCCGGGGACCGCAGCCCCTACAGTCGGACGAGCGCGCTATGGCGCGCGGGGCAGTCGCCGATCAAGCCGGAGATCGTCTTTGAAGCTGGAAACCGCGCGCTGAGCAGATCGGGGTTCGAAGCACTGTCGGGCCTCCCTTCCCTCTCGGTGCTCACCACGGCGAAATCGATCGCTCCGCATCCGGTGACACCGTTCTGGGCAACCAGCGCAGCGACAGCGCAAGCGGCACGGCTTACGACGCGGATCATGGCTGAGCACCCGGAGTATTGGCCAGAGACCATCCGCGCCCTGACCGTGCACAGCGCCCGGTGGACGCCGCATATGCTTGCGGAATTCAACGCGACCGCGTCAAAGTCGGACAGAAAGGCGCTCGCAAGAAAATACGGATACGGGGTACCGGATGTTCGGCGCGCCCTTGCTTCGGCCCGCGATGATCTTGCGTTGGTCGCCGAGCAATATATCCAACCGTTCCGGGTCGAGAATGGCAGCGTGCGCTTCTCGGATGCTCATGTCTACCGCCTGCCCTGGCCCCGACAAGTCCTTGAGGATTTGGGCGACCAGCCTGTGCGCCTCAAGGTGACGCTCTCATATTTTGTAGAGCCGAACCCAAGCTTTGCAAGCGCGATTGATCCTGCCCGATATCAGTCTTTTGGGTTGCGCTTCGACCTCAAGCGGGCACGCGAAACCGACGGGAATTTCCTGCGCCGGGTGAACAAGGATGACCGTGGCGAAAACGACCCTCGCCCGATCAACGAGGACAACGACGGCTGGTTCTTCGGGCCGAAGTTGATCTCTGCCGGCTCCATTCACATGGATATCTGGGAGGGCAGCGCCGTCGAGCTCGTGGAACGTGATCTCCTCTATGTCTACCCGATCTCGGGCTGGTGGCGCGAAAGGCGAGCCCTGGGGCGAGCGAACAGCAAGGCCCGCTATGCGCTCGTTATCGGCATCGAAACCCCGGAGGTCGACGTCGATCTGATGACGCCCATCCAGACCGAAGTCGCGGCCTTGCTTCAGACCGGTATCGATATCGAAGTTTGA
- a CDS encoding YnfA family protein: MTTFLIYPLAALAEIAGCFALWSWWRGASIWWLVPGVTSLVLFGGLLALIDTEAAGRAFAAYGGVYIIASLLWMWSMEGQRPTLWDLTGGSLCLLGAFVILLGPRAA; encoded by the coding sequence ATGACGACCTTTCTTATCTACCCGCTGGCTGCCCTGGCCGAGATCGCAGGCTGTTTCGCGCTCTGGTCGTGGTGGCGCGGCGCTTCGATCTGGTGGCTCGTGCCGGGCGTGACCAGCTTGGTCCTCTTCGGCGGGCTGCTCGCTTTGATCGATACCGAGGCCGCGGGTCGCGCCTTTGCCGCTTATGGTGGGGTTTACATCATCGCGTCGCTGCTCTGGATGTGGAGCATGGAGGGGCAGCGACCGACCCTGTGGGACCTGACCGGGGGCAGTCTGTGCCTCCTTGGCGCCTTCGTCATCCTGCTTGGTCCCCGCGCAGCCTGA
- a CDS encoding pyocin activator PrtN family protein, producing MNTAFLLIAMYSGRPIIPAEDVARDFFGLSTDKFIRKVSAGSIALPLVRMEASQKCAKGVHIDDLAEYLDKRRAAAVKECLQLQGLR from the coding sequence ATGAACACGGCGTTTCTCTTGATAGCGATGTATTCCGGGCGACCGATCATTCCCGCTGAGGATGTCGCCAGGGATTTTTTCGGTCTGAGTACCGACAAGTTCATCCGCAAAGTCTCGGCCGGTTCCATCGCCCTTCCTCTCGTCCGCATGGAAGCGTCGCAGAAATGCGCCAAAGGCGTCCATATCGATGATCTGGCCGAGTACCTGGACAAGAGGCGGGCTGCAGCCGTCAAGGAATGCCTGCAACTGCAGGGCCTTCGGTAA
- a CDS encoding calcium/sodium antiporter translates to MIETWVPLLGGLILLVAGGELLVRGAVQAAERIGISPLVIGLTLVGFGTSMPELVTSVQAGLNGSPGIAYGNIVGSNIANILLIAGVSALICPIVVARSALRRDAIVMLAVAAGFAVLAWAVPMGRMAGAGLVVVLIGYIWFVIHQERGAADGGALHDKSLALAEVDPGLAPPHAVKRLAVPILIALAGLILVVAGGSFLVSGAVALARGFGVSETVIGLTIVAVGTSMPELITSVIAALKRHGDVAFGNVVGSNIYNILGIGGTTALIAPSQVPSEIAGFDAPVMVAVSLLLVLFAATGLRIGRREGAVLVTGYVAYLWMLWP, encoded by the coding sequence ATGATTGAAACCTGGGTGCCGCTGCTGGGCGGTCTGATTTTGCTGGTTGCCGGGGGAGAGCTACTGGTGCGCGGGGCCGTACAGGCGGCCGAGCGCATCGGGATCTCACCACTGGTGATCGGCCTGACGCTCGTGGGTTTTGGAACCTCAATGCCAGAGCTGGTGACATCGGTGCAGGCGGGGTTGAACGGATCGCCGGGCATTGCTTACGGCAATATTGTGGGCTCCAACATCGCGAACATCCTTCTAATCGCAGGCGTGTCTGCCCTCATCTGTCCGATCGTTGTTGCGCGGTCCGCGCTTCGCAGGGATGCCATCGTGATGCTGGCGGTCGCAGCAGGCTTTGCGGTGCTCGCCTGGGCCGTGCCCATGGGGCGGATGGCGGGCGCAGGGCTCGTGGTCGTGCTGATCGGTTACATCTGGTTCGTGATCCATCAGGAAAGGGGCGCGGCTGATGGAGGAGCCCTGCACGACAAGAGCCTGGCGCTGGCAGAGGTCGACCCGGGACTCGCCCCGCCTCATGCGGTGAAGCGTCTCGCCGTCCCCATTCTTATTGCCCTTGCCGGCTTGATACTTGTGGTCGCTGGCGGATCTTTCCTTGTGAGCGGAGCTGTGGCGCTGGCGCGCGGGTTCGGGGTCTCCGAGACGGTGATTGGATTGACCATCGTGGCGGTCGGCACCTCCATGCCGGAGCTGATCACGTCGGTCATCGCCGCCTTGAAACGCCATGGGGATGTGGCGTTCGGCAACGTGGTCGGGTCGAACATTTACAACATTCTCGGGATCGGGGGAACGACCGCCCTTATCGCCCCGTCACAGGTCCCATCCGAAATCGCAGGGTTCGACGCGCCCGTGATGGTGGCGGTGTCACTTCTGTTGGTGCTGTTTGCCGCTACCGGCCTGAGGATCGGTCGGCGTGAGGGCGCGGTTCTTGTAACCGGATATGTCGCCTACCTCTGGATGCTTTGGCCGTGA